In Gigantopelta aegis isolate Gae_Host chromosome 6, Gae_host_genome, whole genome shotgun sequence, the following are encoded in one genomic region:
- the LOC121376411 gene encoding uncharacterized protein LOC121376411 yields the protein MKGNMVLHTRDIMVPENGITAAIDQYASSASLKDLGLVKDVLGSLVESKTQVDAIRYAFQNLTTPSLVDFCIVALQVTRDANVQYGIEECFMEFSMQSLETYCILLEKGMHLGEIWPLWTYSLVMPQAEKHIFDAMILRREACNVMVVHHFIAGKKHRDAYKVLIATIQACNAQSFRVLLYVMREFPPDPLKQTPFRMIFRTLVLAGYKPDQDFVSGLTGVGYKKRYFGNFTPLGIWYRNYAKTVKNLTHLCRIAVRKQFTYNVFYSVNKLKIPEKLKQYILLRDHHTESVIYSQKG from the exons ATGAAAG GAAATATGGTGTTGCATACTAGAGACATCATGGTCCCGGAGAATGGAATCACTGCTGCAATTGACCAATATGCGTCGTCTGCGAGTCTGAAGGACCTTGGACTGGTGAAAGACGTGTTAGGCAGTTTGGTCGAATCGAAGACGCAGGTGGATGCTATCAGGTACGCATTCCAAAATCTGACTACACCATCACTGGTTGATTTCTGCATTGTCGCACTTCAAGTGACTAGAGATGCAAATGTTCAATATGGAATTGAGGAGTGTTTTATGGAATTCAGCATGCAAAGTCTGGAGACATACTGCATTCTTCTTGAAAAAGGCATGCACTTGGGTGAAATATGGCCACTCTGGACGTATTCTCTGGTCATGCCTCAAgctgaaaaacacatttttgatGCTATGATTCTGAGGAGAGAGGCATGCAACGTGATGGTTGTCCACCACTTCATAGCTGGCAAGAAACACCGGGATGCGTACAAAGTTCTGATAGCGACGATTCAAGCCTGCAATGCACAGTCCTTCAGAGTCCTGCTCTACGTAATGCGAGAATTTCCACCTGATCCGTTGAAACAAACACCGTTCAGGATGATCTTCCGGACACTGGTACTCGCAGGCTATAAACCAGATCAAGACTTTGTTTCAGGTTTAACTGGTGTTGGGTACAAGAAGAGATACTTTGGCAATTTCACTCCTCTTGGGATTTGGTATCGGAATTATGCTAAAACGGTGAAAAACTTGACACATCTATGTCGAATAGCGGTTCGGAAACAATTTACCTACAATGTGTTCTATAGTGTCAACAAGCTGAAGATTCcagaaaaactaaaacaatatattcTGTTGAGAGATCATCATACTGAGTCAGTTATATACTCACAAAAGGGTTAG